A single Arachidicoccus sp. BS20 DNA region contains:
- a CDS encoding TlpA disulfide reductase family protein yields the protein MRAQTLADTTGIVTSSKEIYRYHTGKEQAAAYKVFTEKYPESIYGNLFLLNDLKTFIAMTYAWEGNEKQAGRFMDSLNHNISVCSCYFRLATAFQNVHNLVQAEKYASRAIDSAIAYLSRNTENVEDGLQPPTIVAAAAILQANLYSDEHQYNMAIDCLDKAIPYCSEKNVNGMLLLKGDIAAKGGKFQEALNVYRHLLKNGNESIVLKSKMATAYMSLHHLQDSTGFTAYYTNLLDKYHRAFLDSLSHSTAKEKAQDFKMKDINGKEVSLHDFLGKVVILDFWATWCVPCKASFPAMQAAIDKYKKDTNVVFLFIDTWEYGNDTQAAVKNFLNAKHYDFQVLFDNQNKTSKQYEAVNDYKITGVPTKFVIDKNGYIRFKLTGYNGNIESSLSELSVMISAAMR from the coding sequence TTGCGGGCACAAACCTTAGCGGATACAACGGGAATTGTGACAAGTTCAAAGGAAATATACCGTTATCATACAGGCAAAGAACAGGCAGCGGCATATAAGGTTTTTACCGAAAAATATCCGGAGAGCATATACGGTAACCTCTTTTTGCTGAACGATTTGAAAACTTTTATCGCCATGACTTATGCATGGGAGGGAAATGAAAAACAAGCCGGAAGATTTATGGATTCGCTGAATCATAATATAAGCGTATGTAGTTGCTATTTCCGTCTGGCTACGGCTTTCCAAAATGTACACAATCTTGTGCAGGCAGAAAAATATGCTTCCCGCGCAATAGATTCCGCAATTGCTTATTTGAGCCGAAATACAGAGAATGTAGAAGACGGTTTACAGCCGCCCACTATTGTTGCAGCAGCAGCCATATTGCAGGCAAATCTTTATTCCGACGAACATCAATATAATATGGCAATAGACTGTCTTGATAAAGCCATTCCTTACTGTTCCGAAAAAAATGTGAACGGTATGTTGCTTTTGAAAGGCGATATCGCAGCTAAAGGCGGAAAGTTTCAGGAAGCTCTGAACGTATATCGACACTTACTTAAAAATGGTAACGAGAGTATTGTACTGAAATCCAAAATGGCTACAGCTTATATGTCATTGCATCATTTGCAGGACAGTACAGGATTTACGGCTTATTATACGAACTTGTTGGATAAATATCATCGTGCATTCCTGGACAGTCTCAGCCATTCGACAGCAAAAGAAAAAGCGCAGGACTTTAAGATGAAAGATATAAACGGAAAAGAAGTTTCACTACATGATTTCTTGGGCAAAGTCGTGATACTTGACTTTTGGGCTACATGGTGTGTGCCTTGTAAAGCTTCCTTCCCAGCAATGCAAGCAGCAATTGATAAATATAAAAAAGATACAAATGTAGTTTTTCTATTTATTGATACATGGGAGTATGGCAATGATACGCAGGCTGCTGTAAAAAATTTCTTAAATGCCAAGCATTATGATTTTCAGGTGTTGTTCGATAATCAAAACAAAACCTCCAAGCAATACGAAGCCGTTAATGATTATAAAATTACAGGAGTCCCCACAAAATTTGTTATTGATAAAAATGGCTATATACGTTTTAAATTAACCGGGTACAATGGCAATATAGAATCGTCACTTAGTGAATTGTCGGTAATGATTAGTGCTGCTATGAGATAG
- a CDS encoding TlpA family protein disulfide reductase produces the protein MKRITLSLLSVVLIVIYAHAQDSAALRKALLLYRTGGIELKHGTDTTKLKNGDLVPDFSMVDTAKKSVSLRSYKGKYVMIDIWASYCTWCIKEYPYLAQLRKDLKGKNIVFISLSCDQNVPQWLSAIGGYHLYGHNNWLLVDQAFMKAFQVNAIPRFILIGKDGKVYNANMTRPSNPKTETYLKNLKGI, from the coding sequence ATGAAAAGAATAACATTATCGCTGTTATCCGTTGTGCTGATTGTAATATATGCACATGCGCAAGACAGTGCAGCACTTCGAAAAGCATTGCTGCTTTACAGGACAGGCGGCATTGAATTGAAACACGGAACTGATACAACGAAACTGAAAAACGGAGATTTGGTTCCCGATTTCTCGATGGTTGATACAGCAAAAAAAAGTGTAAGCCTGAGAAGCTATAAAGGAAAATATGTGATGATTGATATTTGGGCAAGCTATTGTACCTGGTGTATCAAAGAGTATCCGTATTTGGCGCAATTGCGAAAAGATTTAAAAGGGAAGAATATCGTATTCATAAGTCTTTCCTGCGATCAGAATGTACCGCAATGGTTAAGCGCCATCGGCGGTTATCATCTATACGGGCACAACAACTGGCTGTTGGTAGATCAGGCTTTTATGAAGGCATTTCAGGTAAATGCTATTCCTCGTTTTATACTGATAGGCAAAGACGGTAAAGTTTATAATGCAAACATGACACGCCCGTCCAATCCGAAAACAGAAACTTATTTAAAAAATCTAAAAGGAATATAA
- a CDS encoding TlpA disulfide reductase family protein, with protein sequence MFKKYLWIAFTVPTMVFAQEKKFEIRGKIENAVPGEKVFLSYSSAGQLIVDSTSVINDSFRFDGTVSQTGKAYLQLRHVNPETHAPVNVNDYTVIWLEPGTINLAAKDDIKYARVNGTSLNDKEQSLHDNLSPLLIKKMKLQQAIEITNKNNADTNQTDSLQNAYYANAKETDSVIDAYITGNRNSIIALEALKTYVNPTDDPKRLIALFDQLGDSVRDTKEAKYYNETLSDIRKTAAGIQAPVFSLPDISGKKVSLSDFRGKYVLLDFWASWCMPCRAENPNLVKIYNQYKGENFAILSVSLDGGGLTTKQNWLNAIKKDGLEWTQVSDLQGWKNKAAQLYKIKSVPANFLIDPKGKIIAKNLRGNELAKKLYNLFKS encoded by the coding sequence ATGTTTAAAAAATATTTATGGATAGCATTTACCGTTCCCACAATGGTCTTTGCGCAGGAAAAAAAATTTGAGATAAGAGGTAAAATAGAAAATGCCGTCCCGGGCGAAAAAGTTTTTTTGTCTTATAGCAGCGCTGGTCAATTGATAGTAGATTCCACATCTGTAATAAATGATAGTTTTAGGTTTGACGGAACTGTATCGCAAACAGGAAAAGCATATTTACAGTTGAGACATGTAAATCCGGAAACACATGCACCTGTAAATGTAAATGACTATACTGTTATTTGGTTGGAACCCGGCACGATTAATTTGGCTGCTAAAGACGATATAAAATATGCCCGCGTAAACGGGACCTCGCTAAATGATAAGGAACAGAGCTTGCATGATAATCTTTCGCCTTTATTGATAAAAAAAATGAAGTTGCAACAGGCAATCGAAATTACCAATAAGAACAATGCAGATACAAATCAGACAGATTCCTTACAAAACGCTTACTATGCAAATGCTAAAGAAACCGATTCTGTAATTGATGCTTATATCACAGGCAACAGAAATTCCATTATTGCACTCGAAGCGCTAAAGACATACGTAAATCCTACCGATGATCCAAAGAGGCTGATTGCACTGTTCGATCAGCTTGGCGATTCGGTACGAGACACAAAAGAAGCGAAATATTATAATGAAACTTTATCCGATATACGTAAAACAGCTGCGGGCATTCAGGCTCCCGTTTTTTCTTTACCGGATATATCCGGCAAAAAAGTATCATTAAGCGACTTTCGAGGAAAATATGTGTTGCTCGATTTTTGGGCAAGCTGGTGTATGCCTTGCAGAGCAGAGAATCCGAATCTGGTTAAAATATACAATCAATACAAAGGAGAAAACTTTGCCATTCTAAGCGTCTCCCTTGATGGCGGCGGACTTACCACAAAACAAAATTGGCTGAACGCTATAAAAAAAGACGGCTTGGAATGGACTCAGGTTTCTGATTTACAGGGGTGGAAAAATAAAGCAGCTCAACTATATAAGATAAAGTCTGTTCCTGCCAATTTTCTTATCGACCCGAAAGGAAAGATTATTGCAAAAAACTTGCGCGGTAACGAACTCGCAAAAAAACTTTATAATTTGTTTAAGTCCTGA